TAAGAGGCGCCCGCCAGGTAGGCAAATCCACTTTGGTGCGCCGGTTTTCCCAAAACAACGGTTTGGTTTTAAACGAAATCAATCTGGAACAGCATCTGTATCTGGACGCTATTTTCAAGTCCCTGGATATGGATACCATTATCAGAGAACTGGATGCACTGTTGGGCCGAAACATCCAGGACCCTGGAGCGGTTCTGTTTCTGGATGAAATTCAGGCCACCCCCCACGCCATCCAGGCGCTGCGCTATTTTTATGAAATTAAACCCGAACTTCCGGTAATTTCAGCCGGCTCTCTGCTTGAATTTGCCTTGGCCGATCACCATTTTTCGATGCCGGTCGGTCGAATTGAGTACTATCATCTGGGGCCGATGACTTTCAGCGAGTTTTTAACTGCCGTTGAACCCGGACTAAACCGGTTTCTTTCGGAATTCAAAATCCATCAAAGTATCCCCCGGTCGGCCCACCAGAAACTGGTCAAACGCCAGCGGGAGTATCTGTTCGTGGGTGGGATGCCGGAAGCCGTCCATGCATTTGCCGTAAGAAATGCCTTAATGGAAGTTACGGCCGTTCACCGCTCTATAGCCGAAACCTATCAAGATGATTTTTCCAAATACGCCAAACAAAAAGACCTGGCCCTTATGCAGAAAGTGTTTCGGCAGATTCCCAGAATCATCGGGCAGAAGGTCAAATACAGCAATATATCCAAAGAAGATAAATCAAGGGAAATTAAAGCAGTTATCGATCTACTGGTCAGCGCCCGTGTTTGTCACAAGGTATTTCACAGCCATTGTTCGGGAGTGCCGCTGATGGCCGAGATTAATGAAAATGTCTATAAAATGTTGTTTATGGATGTGGGTATGGCCGCCTATCTGACCGGACTGGATTGGATTGCGTTACAGGCGATGGATGGACAGTCCCTTGTCAATGAAGGCAAACTGGCCGAACAGTTTGTGGGGCAGCATTTATTAAGTTCATTTGAACCGCCCCGCCTGACCTACTGGCTGCGGGAAGCCAAGTCAGCCAATGCGGAAGTGGATTTTGCGACGTCCAGCGGGGATCAGGTGATCCCCATCGAGGTCAAAGCCGGCAAAAGCGGCGCGCTTAAGTCTTTGCAGCAATTTGCATTGAGTAAAAATGCAGCGTTGTGCGTTCGCTTTGATCTTAACCCTCCGGAAGTTGGTGAGATTTCCCATATGGCCCGGTCTGCTGACGGCAGCACGCCGGTCACATATACGCTGCTATCACTCCCTCTTTACCTGGTGGAAGAACTGCCGAGGATACTTGAAGAGATTCGAATGGACCATTGAAGTATATTTGCCGAGATGTTACTTATCTTAAAACGCGACCCGATATGATTGAACCTTACTTAATCAAAAGCAAAAGAGCTCAACTTGCGAGTTTAATCGTTCTGACAATCCTTTTAATAAGCTGCGCTTCATTTGGCCCCACGAAACCAAATATTCCATATGCTGGAAATCTTCACCCGGCTATTCTTAAAGATTTAGCCGAAAAGAATCCGCTTCTTGCGACTGAAATAGGAAAGCTGCCGGAAATACAGGACGGAATATCACCACAAGATGAGGAGACCCTGAAAAGACTTTGTGACCTGTATAATGAAAATAGTGCGGGTTTTGATAAGGCTTTTGCAGAAATGTATCAAATTGGCATTCCTGAAGTCAGAAAATTCTGTTCTCCGTTGCAAGCCTTGTTTTGGCTGGTGGAGGATGGGCGTGAAGACCTTACGAAGCAAATTATGTCAGGATATTCCCTCAAGAAGTTGCTGATTTATTCTTGGGTTTTTAGGAAGATGAATGTTGATAAAAAAGAAAGTGAAAGATGGAATGATTTTGGTACAGTTGCGGACAGGTTGAATGATCCTTTACTTGTTATTTTTTATACGAGATATAATTTTTCATATATTCCTGAATCAATAAAAAAAGTACAAACACCTAAAGAAACTTTTTATCAAAAAGGTGGCGTTTGTAGGCATTATAGTTCATTTGCAACAGAATGCAGTGTACGTTCAGGTCATGATATAAAAAATTTAACGGTTTGTTGGGGGAGTGGTTGGGATGAAGGCCATACAGTGGGTATAGAAAGAAAACCCAATACAGATTTATATAGAATAGTTATGGATTCCCGCACATTAAGAATTGGCGAATATATATCTCTCGAAGAAATAAAAAGGTATGTTTCTGGAGGTAAAAAAATAACATTTTGGAGTTTGGAGACCAATGGAGAGTTAATAAGTCGTATTCGTTCAGCAAAAAAATAGTTAAGTCTTGTATTTTTACCGGCCTTCACTATAAAGTTATGGCATTGGGTATAACAGTGCTCTCACTCGAACAAAGCCGAACAACTTAAAAAGTAAATACTAAAAAAAGAAGATTGAGAAATGCAACTTATTCAAGCCATCCTTCTGGGGGTTATCCAGGGTCTTACCGAATTTCTGCCGGTGAGCAGTTCCGGGCACCTGGTTCTGCTGCAAAATATTTTCGGGCTGACAGAGCCGGAAGTCCTGTTTGACATCAGCCTGCACATCGGCACCCTGACGGCTGTCTGCATTGTTTTTTTTTCCGAAATTCTATCCATTCTGAAAACTCTTTTTAACCTGCCGGGGTTGCTAAAGACATCCGGCGGCATCAAACAGCTATACCAGGATAACGAACCGGTTCGAATGGCAACTCTGATTGTTATAGGGAGCATTCCCACCGCCGTCCTGGGCCTTTTGCTTCACAAGATGGTCGATCAGCTCTTTGGATCGGTCCGGATCGTGGGGCTCATGCTCATCATTACGGGCGCCATTTTATGGCAGACCCGGCGGTTTAGGATCAAGGGGCGGCCGCTCACAGGGACCACCATAAAGCATGCCCTGGTGATCGGGCTGGTACAGGGGGTGGCCATTATGCCCGGTATTTCACGGTCCGGCTCCACCATATCCGCCGCCCTATTTATGGGGATCGACCGTGAGGTGGCCGGCCGCTTTTCGTTCCTGCTCTCAATTCCCGCCATCCTGGGAGCGCTGGTCTTGTCCATCGATTCCCCGGCCATGGAGACCACCGTTTCCGGTGGCATGTTTCTGATGGGAACGCTCACAGCGGGAATTGTCGGTTTCGGAGCCCTAAAAGTGCTGCTGCACATAGTCAACCGGGGCCGGCTGCATTTTTTTGCACCCTATTGCTGGTTGTTAGGAATTGTCGCTTTAATAGTGGGATCATAAACCCTGCCGTTGCAACAACAGGGTTTATGCATGAAAGGAGCTAAAGATGAACCCGGAAATATTCAGAGAATACGATATTAGAGGCATTGCCGGCAAAGACATGACCGAAGAGGATGTGGAGCTCATCGGAAAGGGTGTCGGCACCTATCTGCAGAACAGGGGGCATTCAAAACTCACCGTCGGCCGCGACTGCCGCACCACCTCGGACCGTTATGCCCAAAAAATTATTGCCGGGCTGCGCGCCACCGGCTGCGACGTGGTGGACATCGGGGTGTGCCCCACACCGGTTTTTTATTTTTCCATCCAGCACCTGAAGAAACAGGGCGGCATCATGGTCACGGCCAGCCACAATCCGCCGGAGTATAACGGGTTTAAACTGTGCATCGACCTCGATTCCATTCACGGCATGCAAATACAGGAGATCCGCAGCATCATCGACAAAAGGGATTTTGTCAAAGGCAAAGGCGCCTTGTCCACTGCCGATGTGGTTTCCCCTTATAAATCATTTGTGGTAGTAAACATCAACATACCCAAACCCTTAAAGGTCGGCGTGGACGCCGGCAACGGGACGGCCGGGGTGGTGGCCGTGCCCATCATGAAAAGGCTCAAGTGCGAAGTTCACGACCTGTATTGCGAAATGGACGGCACCTTTCCCAACCACGAAGCAGATCCCACCGTTGCCAAGAACATGAAAGACCTCATCGCCCGGGTAAAGGAAAAAGGGCTGGACGTGGGCATCGGCTATGACGGCGACGGCGATCGCATCGGCGTTGTGGACGAAAAGGGAAATCTTATTTACGGCGACAAGCTCATCATCATCTTCGCCCGGGAAATCCTGTCCCGCAAACCCGGGGCCACCTTTATATCCGAGGTGAAATGCTCCAAGGTCATGTATGACGATATCGAAAAGCACGGCGGCCGGGCGATCATGTGGAAGACCGGCCACTCCCTCATCAAGCAGAAGATGAAAGCGGAAAAGGCGGCGCTGGCAGGTGAAATGAGCGGGCACATGTTCTTTGCCGACCGCTACTTCGGCTATGACGACGCCATTTACGCCTCCTGCCGGCTGCTTGAAATTCTATCTCATACCGGCAAAAAAGTTTCAGAGCTCCTGGCGGACGTGCCCCAGACCTTCTCAACCCCTGAAATCCGGGTGGAGTGCCCGGATGACAAAAAGTTCAGCGTGGTCAAAGCGGTGACCGAGCATTTCCGCAAACTTTACAACATCATTGACATCGACGGGGTCCGGGTCCTGTTTGACGACGGCTGGGGCCTGGTGCG
This is a stretch of genomic DNA from Desulfobacterales bacterium. It encodes these proteins:
- a CDS encoding undecaprenyl-diphosphate phosphatase, whose amino-acid sequence is MQLIQAILLGVIQGLTEFLPVSSSGHLVLLQNIFGLTEPEVLFDISLHIGTLTAVCIVFFSEILSILKTLFNLPGLLKTSGGIKQLYQDNEPVRMATLIVIGSIPTAVLGLLLHKMVDQLFGSVRIVGLMLIITGAILWQTRRFRIKGRPLTGTTIKHALVIGLVQGVAIMPGISRSGSTISAALFMGIDREVAGRFSFLLSIPAILGALVLSIDSPAMETTVSGGMFLMGTLTAGIVGFGALKVLLHIVNRGRLHFFAPYCWLLGIVALIVGS
- a CDS encoding ATP-binding protein, coding for MTLLKRTAEKYLYDWYQKERRKPLVLRGARQVGKSTLVRRFSQNNGLVLNEINLEQHLYLDAIFKSLDMDTIIRELDALLGRNIQDPGAVLFLDEIQATPHAIQALRYFYEIKPELPVISAGSLLEFALADHHFSMPVGRIEYYHLGPMTFSEFLTAVEPGLNRFLSEFKIHQSIPRSAHQKLVKRQREYLFVGGMPEAVHAFAVRNALMEVTAVHRSIAETYQDDFSKYAKQKDLALMQKVFRQIPRIIGQKVKYSNISKEDKSREIKAVIDLLVSARVCHKVFHSHCSGVPLMAEINENVYKMLFMDVGMAAYLTGLDWIALQAMDGQSLVNEGKLAEQFVGQHLLSSFEPPRLTYWLREAKSANAEVDFATSSGDQVIPIEVKAGKSGALKSLQQFALSKNAALCVRFDLNPPEVGEISHMARSADGSTPVTYTLLSLPLYLVEELPRILEEIRMDH
- a CDS encoding phosphomannomutase/phosphoglucomutase yields the protein MNPEIFREYDIRGIAGKDMTEEDVELIGKGVGTYLQNRGHSKLTVGRDCRTTSDRYAQKIIAGLRATGCDVVDIGVCPTPVFYFSIQHLKKQGGIMVTASHNPPEYNGFKLCIDLDSIHGMQIQEIRSIIDKRDFVKGKGALSTADVVSPYKSFVVVNINIPKPLKVGVDAGNGTAGVVAVPIMKRLKCEVHDLYCEMDGTFPNHEADPTVAKNMKDLIARVKEKGLDVGIGYDGDGDRIGVVDEKGNLIYGDKLIIIFAREILSRKPGATFISEVKCSKVMYDDIEKHGGRAIMWKTGHSLIKQKMKAEKAALAGEMSGHMFFADRYFGYDDAIYASCRLLEILSHTGKKVSELLADVPQTFSTPEIRVECPDDKKFSVVKAVTEHFRKLYNIIDIDGVRVLFDDGWGLVRASNTQPVLVLRFEALSEKRLKEIRTLVESALEKTKKEI